The following is a genomic window from Episyrphus balteatus chromosome 1, idEpiBalt1.1, whole genome shotgun sequence.
tttttatgaatagatttggtctagctaccgtgtgagaagaacggtaggccctaagacaatttttttttctcctaaactaagcgcataaagatgttctctcgttacatataaaaaaaagatgtgaAATTGCAATAAGTACCAAGACAGACTAAaagtaagatgaactaaaatgtgaacctattcagatgagcggcagtgtattTCTGACAAAACTGAATCgtatgtttaaattttatactttcAGCATAACAGCTTCTGTTCGAACAACAAATCGTATGAATGCAATTCTCAATGAAACGGTCGCAAACAGGAGGAAGTCACTTTTCAAAGCCAAAGATGAATCCACAGACAATGATGGTGCAGAAGATGTCCATCCTCGAATGgacataaaatttttacaaaataatttctCCATGGAGAAAGTGTATAAACTTATTGAATCAATAATCGAAGAACGTTTACTTTGGGATCGGTTAAGTCGTACGTATGATTCTTGGCGAGCTGTAAGTTTGGCTGAAAATTTAGCATCAGAAATAAGAGATCGAATAAAGGAACTACGTTATAAGAGGTTAGTTTAGTACTCAATCAACGTTTGAGTTATtttaactaaatatttttttttttttaatttttaggcatCGTATTGTGTGCATTTTGTCATTGatagaaaaacaaaaccaaGGAATAAGCATAAAGATGAACTTTTTGATGGACTCTAATTGtgataattttacaaaatttatttatgaacGAGCAACGTATACAATTGTTGTAACTGTATTTTTAGTGCATAAGGATTAAATATAAtgtaaattgaaagaaataattGAACACAAAATAACATATCTTATCAATTttaacggtcactgtggtgtatgtgtaacattattttcgaaacaattttttgttgcttGAGAAATACACACACACTTTCTGACCATTAACATCATGTAATGGCTACTTGATTCTTGTAGACTTTTCAGGGAGGCAGTATGAAATCTTTTGTTAAGGGCTTCAGTCGTCTTTGTAACTTCCAACATGTTAGTGGTTCTAATTATTTCAGCATTGaagttttaattcaaaatttaaagacaacaaaatttatttgtacaaatgtacttatttatttcatatacaatatacatattatTTAATAACATTGTAAATATATTATCGTAAAAACTAatcatatttatattataatttattattgtattcaaatttatttttcggtatttttgttttttttttttttttgagaaaaaaatgtatcaaaaatcTTATAAATGAGTGAGACAATATTTTGGTGAATGTATATATAAACAATTCGAATCGTATTTAGTTAAATTAACATTTCGGTAGTGtttctcttaaaaaacaaaaaattggaatgcGTATAGCATTTTGTACAAAATTGTTATTGGTAGATTTAGTAGGTCGCCCTGCGCTTATAGTTGCGAATGTTGTTGGCCAAGCAGCAACCGAAAATGAATCCGACAagctgtaaataaaaaaaaatattaaattaataaacaaaaataaatatgtagtaTTTTACATAATGAATCTTAAATATTTTGTGACAGCCAAATTTCAAATGAGAAGTCAGTTTTCCAGGGGCGTAAAATGCAAGATATCTGCCTTcgagtttaagaaaaaaatgtttggatgcaaataaatcagcaaccacacctccaaaaaacttttggttttcagttatgaatagagcttaaagagacctttcttttccACTTTCACTtgataaagagaaaaaaatttggtcTGCAGTGTCCCAATTAACTCCTTGTAGCGTTTTTACCGTATCAATTTAAATTGACGTTACaacctacctacatttttaagtagccttaaaaaaaatttcttcttcagaatacaaaaaactgtttttgtgattttttttaatactttattctTTTTGAAAGCATGATGGATTTATGCCAAGATTGCACTGTATTTTCCAAGTTCGAAATTATGTTTTTGTCAAAATCATGGAAGTGGGGAATTTCGAAGTtcgaataatgaaaaaaataaatgatcaGCTTTATCTTTTATCACAAAACAGTttattttatgtcgttttcgattggtttcactcaaggattcactcattctgaaatccaatatcTAAAACAGTCTGAAAAGCTTTAACTCAATACCGaagttttatatttatattggtgaataatcaaatacaaaatttttggttttctactaggaaatttggtttgatgtttaattatttaaatattagtgattttgagtgaattttgttttgaaatcaagtaaagaatttttattctCAGAAGCGTTTTGTCTGTCATATTcctgcgaataaaacactttcagaagacttctgaatgattccagaagcttccggagagccaatcgaaaaggACGTgcataataagaaataatagccctattttttctacaactaatatcaatttaatatcaattttaatgCTGTAATACTTCATACGCTTAGTTTGTAGTTCTGATTATTGGAACAGAAAATAAAACTATAACAGGTGGTTTCGGGGTGTGTAACCATTAGATAACAAACGTTTGTGTATAGAATTTCGAGAAATTCTGAAATTAGATTGCGATATTTTGAATAGATCGCGTTGATTAAATATGAGGAGATTATTTATGGCTTAACTCAATCATTCTATTTTTATAGATAACCAAGAGCTGACCCTTGAAATAGTATTTGTCTGTTCATTTTCGTGTGTCCCtgtttcgaaaatcccgaaaaggTCCATAATTTGTATCTTTTGTGTTCTTGGTGATTCATGATTCACACTGACTAAAAAGAACCATCACAAAACAAAGCAGAGCTGTCCTTCCTACTTTATGTACAACAGTGAAGTGATGttacatacatttttctttgtttttggactcattaattaatttgttttttcttacctCAATACCGACAACCACTAATCCGGCAAACTTAATAACTTCACTCTTTCCAGACCAGAAAtccatcattttttgtttgcagcCTGAGATGTAGATGTTTGATGGAACTGAGCAGTCATTCTTTTCACAGCATGTTGATGGAGGTAGTGCGAAGGAAGTCAAGTAATCGGTAGGTCCAGACTTACCGCAGCatttaaactaaataaaaaaaaataaccaattaGACATCAGactatcaaaaaattaaataaaatcttaccCCAACTTGAAGGGCATCCATAAAGTCAGCACGACTAGTACGTTCCTCCCATGCCTTATCAACAATCTTACCCATTGAATTTACAAAGTTTTGTTTGTCTACCCAGAAATAGACAACTCCAACAAGTTGTGCAATAAGCAAGACCAACAGGGCAACtgagtactaaaaaaaaaatgttcatgttaattccatttttgttttgaaatataaaGCACTAACTGTCATAGACATGCAATAGGATTCCCTTATAGCTCCGCAACATCCTAAGAATGAAATTAACAGCACAACTGATCCGAAAACTATAAGTCCAACAGGAATTTGTTGGGCTTTCACAGCATCTCCAAGGTTGTGATAGTCGCCAATGTTATTCAGCAAAAGTGTTCCAAAAACAATCAGTAAGATTCCACATATCTGtaaagttaaaagaaaaatgataaatattttttttcccattTAAAGGTTGATctttgttataaaaatatatttgttgtaAGTCATGCATTGACCTTGTTGAGATTCATatgataaatatatttttgtagaaTATATTAACAAAATCAACAGAATGTGCTAGGCTTGCCGTCTCTTAATCCTAGGAAAACATCATGTAATAGATTTTAGGTATAGTAGGATTTTTCTACAGAGTGTTATCTAAATAGGTACATAAGATACATTAGGGCTGTAACGTGTGTCAAGTTaagacaagaaaaatatcttgcAGTCTATGTACCcccttttttaaaaccaatcTTTGAAAAATAACACCTGTTTTACAAATATTATATTTgctacagttttttttaagtacttttATTTGCTATTCAAATcatgttaataataaaaaataattaattttcaaataagacaaaataaatacataagtaAGAGAAGCTTTATAGCGTTACGTGTCAGCAACTTTTGCTTATTTGTTATTTAAGATTCTATTTAACGAACTAACAGGACAAAtgggggttggggtcaaaattctgcgggggtcaaaattctttttttcaaaattctgctttcaaaattctgctttacaaaattctggttttcaaaattctggttttcaaaattctgcttttcaaaattctgcttttcataattctgttttacaaaattctgctaaaaattaaaaaatggtttggaaaatgtttaaaagcgcgcgcttataaagattttccaaaccattttttaatttttagcagAATTTGGTAAAATTATCCTCCTCGCTGTTTATTTGATTACTACTCACTTtatcagttttgtttttgttcattgtttgttttataaatcaataaattaaaaaattttaagaaaagatttttaatgttaaataatttcgaaaaataattagaaatttattaatttatcaaataaaagtgAATGTTCGAAAAATTGACTAAGAAAGGAATATGTTGTGTCTTTCATTTTAGTTTCTAATAGTTTTCAACGGTTTGTAGATGTGAATtataagaaagtcagtctatgcattataACAAATGTTTGGGACAGTTACACAATAAACAGTAAGGAAAGTAGTAAAGTTGAATTACTTTAATGGATTAATGAGATTTAAGCGcatatgctatgaaaaaaacagaattagcagaatttttttgttcaaaaaatatgctggtaggattttgaaaagcagaattttaaaaagcagaattttgaaagacagaatagaaaaaatgcagagttttgaaaaacagaattttcataaaaaaagcagaattttgaagccagaattttgacccgatcccgacaAATTAATTAATCTTGTATCACTGCAGATGAAAGCGTAAAATGTTTCTAGTATAATTTTGGCACTGCAAAATTGTACTGGTTTAGGTAAGTAAATTAATAGTTTCTTTAATTTCTTATCATCAAATTTATGATTATTGGGCAAATAGTACCTTTTGTGGTGCTTAAGGTTACCGACATCTAAGGACCCCATACATATGTAAGATTTTAactgaataattatattatttagtCAATaagtaaaatgaaaaccaaagTCAACTGCTTTCACTGACTTAATATCAGcggtattatttttgtattattattttgcggtgggtcactgtggtgtatgcgtacttttttgtattgaaCAATTATGAAGTTATTCGATCGAtttcttaataaatttaatgAGATACAAAAGAAGAATATTCGATTGCCAGttactttgaacaaaatttcatcttttcaagtcatattttatttttaaataatgagaACTAAAACCTAAATAAATATCTTAATTAATATCAatatcacttaaaaaaatactaacagaaaaaaacaaattaataataacTAAGCTATAAGCTACATCTCTGTGTAGGTACTTGAATAAATGTAACATGCAAACCTTTCATTACAACTTTGGAATTGCTTTAAAGTGAATCTGGTTTTAGACGAGCGTTTGTATCTACAGAATCTTTGTAgacagtcatttttttttttaaattatattttgtttacaatttgtTCAAGTAACTAACATTCTCATACATGCACGTATCGTACACATTTACCTTCGTTCAAAATCATATTTGTGATGTACATGGTCGTATTGACCTTTGAAATGACCTAATCCATACAGAaccaattatttaatttaacaaacGTGATTGGGCGGACGCGGAGGCTATTTAAGACCTGGAATCGCAAGTAATTTATTCAATTAAGTTACTCACGCATCATACATGTCTACAAACATGCATACATgcataaatgataaaaaaaaaataaagcttgcAATGTACCTATTTAATAGTCTTCACGAGTTGCGCATAGTTATCATTGGATAAATAATATAAGATACAATGATATATAGGAATGTAGATAAATGTAAGTATGTCTTTTGTGTACTTATTATAGAGTCAACTATGCAATTAAAATTTGTCAACAGATTGTTAGATATAAACTTTTAACGCATGTACAAAAAATacagatacaaaatttaatctttatttaaggaatcatgatttttttttttttttttttatttctatttttttaaattagtctACATCAAGACTGATAAGCACAAAAGTGATCacagttattttttatattctatACGCTAGCCTTGATGaaaatttttgcttttgttttctaTAGACTTTTTCTTCTTCGGATTAGAAACTACCTTTCAGTAAAAATGATTCAattcttaaattcaaaaaaagtttttttttgtattttgaagcAAACAAATAAATCTTCTGACATAAAATGTTTGGTATTGGTGCCAGCCATATTTTGACActataatttccaaaaaatcaaaGTCAATCGTAAGGCTTTgagaattaaaaagaaaaacgcaTTGAGCATTGGTAATTATTTGCACTAAAgcgaaaaatgttttaaaaaataggtaattttaaataaattgagcGAGTCATGCTAATAAAGCGAAAGTTTCGATTGAATCTTATAACCAATTAAAAGTAAGCAAGCTTCaagttttttgaatgaaactctTGTACATTCATATAATTTCATCAGTTCACAATCACAATGAATAGCTTGTGACATTTTTCAAGTATTTAGACACACCTTCTTGGGACTGTTGAATCATTTTCGTATTAAAAAGTGTTTGTAGTGTGGGTTTCAATCAAATTGTATACGGTGGGAGGATTTATGGTATCACACACAAAAGTCCAATAAGGTTGTTATTAGAGGTTTTCCAATAGATGcaaaaaacaatgattttttgACACTATATAATTTCCTCCACATGGACCTTcacaagaattaattttttcagttttctccTTCTTGGAAAAAGGTAAGCGTATCAAGTAAAAGGTTTTACAATAGGTGCCGTTTTTAAataatggtttaaaaaaaattatttaagcacTGCttttttagagccgtttttgagaaaaagaaGCTTTTCCATATGGGTCATATGGcaagtattaaatttcaattttccatcTAGGGAATCTCTATAACTACCAACATTGAACTAAGTTGCTTTCGTGGTTTTGACTCGAGAAAAAACACTCAGATATTATTTTGGGAGATAGTTTTTTTACGCATTCTCAATCATCGTAACGTCGAGACAGATTTTGATCTCGAGTTCAATTATACCCTAAACTTGCCTAATAGTaccctatatcgcaagtaaaaatatccaAAACAGTAAGTTAaattacagtaccttgccaaaTTATTAGACCCAagcgaaaaaatatatttttttggtttacatGAGCAATATTTAAAGTTGCGTCGATGtagcttacatttttttttctcatttacttAAACTTATCATTACTCGGATTGacataaataagtaaaaaaattcaaaatttattaaaatttcattttattcatCATTACCATTTTTCCAAGCAGTATAAGACTTTTCCTCCAGTTTACTGTTGTGATGTTTTCTGCAACTTTTCTCTTAAGAagctccaaaaaataaaattcataccAAGAGAATTATCAGACTGGTCTAGTACttcaattttttcatcatttcctAAAAATTAAAGTAATGGACTGGTCTGGTAATTCTCTGGAAATGAATTCCATAAGGAAAACTTTACAACTGGCCAAAATTGGCTGttaaaaaagcttttcaaaatgatatcaagctcaaaaatacaatttaatcaTGCTTAAAAAGAATGCCTTGAAGAATGAAAACGTTTATTGGATTAAAAGGGAAAcatataaaatttccaaaaaaggtgGTTTCCCCTTTTGTatcaaaatgtatattttttttttaccattcttAAGTAAATTCGTTAATTCTAGGTGATAAGTGTAAATAAATGAGACCAACAAATTTAAGCTACTGTGTTTATCTTCAAATATTAGGTTCCAAAAATTGAGTCTTTTTTGTTTCTCGCTGAGTGATCATCTGTTTACCGTCCTcttatgtatatgtatttatttttaaaacattgaaattcattaatttttctgGAAATGCGGATATAACAATCATGATTGATAAATAagttagaacaatttttttttgacactttattaataaatatgattAATCGAGTAATTAAAAAGAAAGCAATTTTTTACTATCAGAATTTGAAATAAACTCAGTTATCTAAAAGTTCGTATAGTGACAAGTATGAACAATGCAATTAAAACAGTACCTAATTggctggaaaaatatttttcaattaaattcaattttacccAAGGTATTAAAACGCCTTTTCTTCATATTATACACAAGCCatatattaataattttcacATGCAGTATCATAACTCTACGATCATTTAATAACGTTCCTAATTATAACTAACTTAAACTAGCTTCACTGAATTCACTTAGGCAAAGCTAATCAAGACTGTtgattcaaataataaaaataaacattgatCAATTCCTAACAACTGAttacttggaaaaatattttaaactaataaaaaaaattaacaaaaacaaaacgaaattgCATTTCGCAGAACGCATTCTTTCATTATTATAGGGGACTTTTATATGGTCAAGTAtcgttttgtttaattttatcaaaagtataGGTAAGTTCCAAGATTATGTaagatattttcattaaaaaattaattagttttaaagtaaaattgaGTATCAAGTTGAGTTATCGGAAAAAAGTGAATCACTAATTAAATCGGTGACTGTGACAGaacaatgataaaataaaatgagtttCAATGGAAAACCCTGGATAACTATTTTTCAGTGTAATAAAATTGCAATCATCgctatttatttttcttgattaACTAATTGCCTGCATTCTTTTCTGATTGTAAGAATAGCTCAGGAGCGTAGGTGTTTAAAAGATAAGAGTTTTGGGCGATTTTAATTTAACTGATAAACCATTAAGAGTCTATCTAGATTGgtctaataagaattttataaaGCAAGTCTTACAAATCTCGATGATCTATGTGAGACCTTAGGGCCCAACCCATATAATCCGTCGCATACGTTACGTCGACGGATTTAGCTGACAGCTCGATAacatacacacgttcttatgagaACCGACCAATAAAACGCATCCG
Proteins encoded in this region:
- the LOC129921073 gene encoding uncharacterized protein LOC129921073, coding for MSSWSIWKTRITASVRTTNRMNAILNETVANRRKSLFKAKDESTDNDGAEDVHPRMDIKFLQNNFSMEKVYKLIESIIEERLLWDRLSRTYDSWRAVSLAENLASEIRDRIKELRYKRHRIVCILSLIEKQNQGISIKMNFLMDSNCDNFTKFIYERATYTIVVTVFLVHKD
- the LOC129921072 gene encoding 23 kDa integral membrane protein-like, encoding MDCGTSMVKYILFLFNTLCSICGILLIVFGTLLLNNIGDYHNLGDAVKAQQIPVGLIVFGSVVLLISFLGCCGAIRESYCMSMTYSVALLVLLIAQLVGVVYFWVDKQNFVNSMGKIVDKAWEERTSRADFMDALQVGFKCCGKSGPTDYLTSFALPPSTCCEKNDCSVPSNIYISGCKQKMMDFWSGKSEVIKFAGLVVVGIELVGFIFGCCLANNIRNYKRRATY